Genomic window (Deltaproteobacteria bacterium):
ACTGCCATTTTCGGACGTCCGTCTGGATGTCGGCCCGCCACACCGGCGCAGCGCCATAAATACATTATCTGGCCGTCGGCGCCAATTACTTCAGTCTCATGTTCATGGATTTGACTGTCCTGGAAAACCTTGCTGACAAGGCAAGATTCGCAAGGCTCTTCTCGCCGATGATAGACCGCGTAGCATTTTTTTCCCACTAAGTCGGGTCCAAATAATCGCCTGGCAACCTCGTTAACAAACAAAATATTATGATCTTCATCTATCATGCTAATATGATCAGGCACCGATTGGATAATCCCGGTTAGTCTTTCTTCACTTGCTCGCAGCGCCTCTTCGGTCAGCTTCCGTTCGGCGATTTCTGCCTCAAGCTGGCGGTTCTTCTCTTCAATAATTTCCCGCTCTCTTTTTGAGGCTTCTACCAGGCGGGCCTGCAGATCCAAATTGCGCTTGTCGGACCTCCAGATAATCCCTATCCCACCTAATAGAAGAAGCGCTAAGGACCCGAGCACCACCGGCAGATGCCAGGGAGACATGGAACCGAATACCTCGGTTATGGGTAGAGCACCGTGCAGACAGAAGGGCGTGTCGTGAATCGGAACCCAGAGGGCAATCATCTTCTCCTGGGTCCGATCATTGCTGACTGTCCGAACCCCTTGGGATTCACCGGGATTTATTCTGCCGAGGTCGGGGAGCAATGAGTGGCGTAGGTCTGTATGCCGATATACATCTAAGTAGGGTCCATCTGGCTGTAACAGTATGATGTGGAGAATCAGATTCGAGGCTCCGGACCCTCCAGCAATTAGATGGGTGTAAAGGGTTTTGGTTGAGACCCAGGCAATAATCTGTCCGGCATAGGTGCCTTTAAAAACGTAGGGAGTGGAGACCATTACCTTCACCAGACGACGCCCGAGGGGTTTGACAAGGATGACCGGGCCCGAGCCTTCCGGGGCCAGGAATTGTTGCCAGTTCCACTCATCCTGCCGTTTGGTGTCTGCCGACCGGCTATCCACCAAACATTCTCCAGAACTATCAATAAATACGATGCGGGTATAGATCGGTCCGGGACCCAGATGCCTTTCATTCCGGAGACGATCAAAACACTTTTGGATAGCAATCAGGCTAGCCCTGAGGCCATATTCCATGGACATTCCCAGGGCCTTATTTTCAAAGAATAACGAGATCTCCCGGCTGTGGGCGAGATCTCGCAGATCTTGTTTCCGCTCGGAATAGAAATAGCTCACTGCGGCGGCACGCTTCTCCAGATCCTGCCGTAAATTTTTCAAAGCCAACTTTTGTAATTCCACCTGGGATAAGTAATTCTCTCCGATCAGGAAAGCGATGAATCCGGCCAGCGCTATACCCATCAGCAAGGCGATGAAATACCTTTTTATTAAGGGGTGCTGAGTATTGTCCATCTTCTCCGTCTGCTTTCCGATGAAATAATTACCTCCAAAAAAATGCCAACCGTTTTTACCGCTACAAAAGCTTAACCCTTCTCAGGCTAAAGCTTTCGATCGCTTCCTACTCCTGGTCCGGAACCGCCTTCGATGTCGGAGACTACTTTCTCTCTAAAAAAATCTGGATAATAGTCTAAAACCGCAGGATAGTATTTCTTTACCAGGCGTAAGTAGGTGCCCTCCCTTTTGCACTTTGCCAAAAACTGATTAAAGGCGTCCCGCAGTTGCCGGGAGGTTTTAGCAAAGGCACAACCCATTTCCTGTTGGGGAGAAAGAGGACCGATCACTTTGACCTTGCCGGGCCACTTCTCCAGGGCGATCAGGGCATCAGGGACATCCAAGAGGGTGCTCTCGGCATCGCCCTGGATGACTGCCGGGGCTAACTCGTTGACATTTCCAGCGAACAGTTTCACCCTGACGCCAGTCTCTTTCAACCCGTAAAGAGCCGGGTCGAGGCAGGTATTGGCCTTCCCCAGAATGGTGTGTCCCTTTAAAAGGGCTTTAACCGCACCGATATCCTTTCTGATATCACCACTGGGAACAATGGGCTTCAGGGGTGAATCGGCGCGGGCGATTAACCAGACCTGGGTGGGAAACGTAGGGGTGGAATAATCCACAATTTTTTGCCGCCAAGGGAGAATGGTGAAGCCATTGGCGACCATATCGCCTCTGATCGGCACCTTCCCGATGACCTGGATCTCGTCACCCATAGGTTTCACTTTTTTCCCCGTCAGGTCCCCGATCACATTCTTCCAGGAAGTTTTGATGAACTTATACCTGACCCCCAGATATTTGGCAAAGAGTTTTACCAGTTCCACATCCATGCCGTCCCCGCTGCCGGTGACAAAATTGGCGTAGGGAATGCCAAGATGTCTCAGAACCCCTCTTTCTTTAACTTCCTGAAGATCGCCCCCCGAGACGGTGCCAGTGAAAACGACAGCTAACAGGATGATCGAATACCACCACGTTGCCACGAAAACCAAAAGGATCTTCCGCCATCTTAACCAACGATTATACATCCCATCTCCTTACTTTGATAAAGGATATATATTTTCAGTCACTCCTTTCCCGGCGCCGGTTTCGGTTTCAAGAGGAAACAGGTGTCTTCTGGTTGTATACCAGCCAAAGATTTCCTCTACCGGTTTGCGCCGGCGTTGACTGAGGGCGTAACCCGGACGGCGGGTAGCGGCGGTCCATGGCAGATTTCCTCCCCTTGCCGTTTTGGGCCCCATGCGGCACGGCATTCAAAGCCAGCAGCGATTGGACAAACTCCCGAGTACCACAAGCCTTATCACCGTCCACGGTAATGCGAGACCCCGGCCGGAAACTCTTCAGGGAGGCCCAAGCCGCCATCACGGTGCTGTCCCGGTGAAATGCTCGTCCGACAGCGGTTCGGCCAGGGCTTGATTCACCATGTTCCGAATCGGCCGCAGCGGATGGTCCTGGGGCACTCGAGCTTCCGGAGAAAGGTAGCTGAACATTGCTTGCTGGTGTACATCGTCACCCCGCATAGTCGTTGCCTCCGTATAAGATCTTGTTATCCTTGAGTATAGCACCTTTTGGGCTTTAAAGACAGTACTTTTTGGCGCTCTCAAGTAACGAGTTTTTCAACAGCCTGTTAGGACATGAGAACCGCAGCACTACCGAGATTTATCTACATTCCATCGGAGAAGCGGAACGGGAAGCGATGGCGGTATTTGAACGGGTAAGCCCGGAAGAGCTTTCCGGGGAAGGTTTCACACAAAGTCTCACACAGAAAAAACAAAGGTTAGCCAAATCAGCTAACCCGTTGATATCTTTGGTGGGCCGTCAGGGTCTCGAACCCCGAACCTACTGATTAAGAGTCAGTTGCTCTACCAATTGAGCTAACGGCCCATACCTTGACTGGCCTTGATTATCGCACATTTTATAAAAATTGGCAAAAATTTTTCATTTTATGCGCGCCTTCGCGCACAGTTCGCGCAAACTAGCTTGAAGGCGTAGCCCAATATTTAATCAGATTTTTCCAAGGCTTCGGCGATCTTGATGACGGTGTCTAAGACTTTTTTTTATGGTATTATTTAGATAGTCATTACTCAGAGCGTGTAATTGATTAACTTTTC
Coding sequences:
- a CDS encoding transporter substrate-binding domain-containing protein — protein: MYNRWLRWRKILLVFVATWWYSIILLAVVFTGTVSGGDLQEVKERGVLRHLGIPYANFVTGSGDGMDVELVKLFAKYLGVRYKFIKTSWKNVIGDLTGKKVKPMGDEIQVIGKVPIRGDMVANGFTILPWRQKIVDYSTPTFPTQVWLIARADSPLKPIVPSGDIRKDIGAVKALLKGHTILGKANTCLDPALYGLKETGVRVKLFAGNVNELAPAVIQGDAESTLLDVPDALIALEKWPGKVKVIGPLSPQQEMGCAFAKTSRQLRDAFNQFLAKCKREGTYLRLVKKYYPAVLDYYPDFFREKVVSDIEGGSGPGVGSDRKL